AATTCAGAAGTAACAGAATAATTGTGTGCACCAGGTTAACatatttattagatattgaatatcaaaagcattaaaatgttttttggaGGTATCAATTTTAATGTTGGAGGCactaaaaatttattcaacccTTTAATTTATGTTGTTACAACAAATGCATCTCTTAAATCTGAATGGTGAAATAAGTGTGGTTGGGGGAGGGGTATGGTTGGAAGTTCCCAAAATAAAAGAGTGACAtgaataaactttaattaatttggggCAGGGAACTTCAATTCATATGACACACCCCACCTACACCTGCTATTCAATTTTTCGGGCACttattaactaattatatgtgactttgaataaaatatcattCATTACAACCATACATAATTTTTAGAGGTTTTTCTTGCAATAAATTATAGCTAACATTGTTGTTCTTTTaggattaattttatttttcccctTGGGAGGTGAAACGAATTTTAAAACTATGGTTACctaattcttgtttttatgtTTCTCGATTCCATATGCTTCCTGCTTAGCACTTAAACATGAATATCAGACTTCAGTTCTTTATATAATCCTTttagatttttacttttatctctGGTTTTGTGGTAGCGTGATGAGCTAATCAATCCATGTAAATCTTGTGATATTCGTGTTGTTTTTCTGTAATGTGGAACCCAAAATAAGATATCCATGAATTCATGTATATGATGGCTTGAATATTGAATTTGACAGGTATCCATACATCTATAATCGAGAAGGCACTGAGCTTCACTGCCTTAAGGTTGGTATACTTcttttgcaattattttttttatgaattttagcTATTAGTTCCATTGTTTGGAGTGTTTCTGCATACGCTCATACGTGATGAACAAGTGTTTGTCTTTTGTATTTAAACCTTTCATTTTGGTATGCTTGACTTTTAAATATCACATTTAGTTGGTATTTTTCTTTCCAATGTTATTCATCTGAAGATTCAATAAACTCTTTTACTACCCAGAAACTTGGTTATGTTATGACATGCGGATCCAATACTGGTACTGCTTCGCATTGCTATTAATCCTAATTTGGACACTGTTAGGAGTTAGGAGAAAGGGGAGTGAAAATTAGTTAGGACCTATCATTCTGTAAATTGAGCACTTGCTTTTTGTAAAAGGAAGTATTTCTTTTGAAGAGGAAACTGTTTGGAGAGACctctttcctttttgttttctattgcAATCAATCAAGGAATACAATCTTTCTATGCTTCTCTGTTTCCTAATTCGAGTTAGCAGGCACCCGTTCATTTATTTGGTTAGGCTGGTTAAATTATCTTGAATTTAGGATTGAGATACCATTAGTGGAACTTAATGATGACATTTCTATCGAGAATGTAACAAGTGAGGACTCGTTATTTTGAGAAATCAGAACTATAAATCTGTGCAATTAGTCGTATTTGAATAGAAGATTAATGGTCCTTTCTTTTTAAGTGATCGTGTGACAACTAATGAACTTTTCATTTTGATAATCCAAATATGATTGTATGACTTTATAGTTTTCATTCGTTACAATAAGAGTTCTCAATTGATGCACCACCTTTATATACTACGAGGGATTATAACTTTCGCCACACTAGATCATCAACTTATACACtcttatatatgtttgtataggattttatttttttattgatccaATCCTTGAATTATAATTCTCTGTTACTTTGATTGTGTGCATTGATACTTGtcaaatataagaatataagaTCATGGTACTTGTTATCATATCTTTTGAATTGTAGATTATGTCAATGTGAATTTTGAATGTACATTAGTGAGATATGGAATACTTTTGGTGTAATGTAAGATTTTGGACACATGGGATGCTTCCTTATAGGACAAACGGTTTCCTTTTTCTCCAGGAACATGGTCCGGTGTTGAGGCTTCAGTTTCTGAAAAACCATTTTCTCTTGGCTACACTCAATAAGTTTGGGCAGCTTCGCTATCAGGATGTTACAATGGGTTCAATGGTTGGTAATTTTCGAACTGGCTTAGGACGTACAGATGTGATGCAAGTAAACCCCTTCAATGGAGTTGTTTCTTTAGGTCACTCAGGTGGTACTGTTACCATGTGGAAGCCGACCAGTTCTGCTCCTCTTGTCAAGATGCTATGTCATCAGGGGCCTGTTTCAGCGCTGGCATTTCACTCAAATGGCCACATGATGGCCACTGCagggaaagataaaaaaatcaagCTTTGGGACTTAAGGAAATTTGAGGTTCTTCAAACCTTACCTGGTCATGCAAATACTCTGGATTTTAGTCAGAAGGGTTTACTTGCTTGCGGTAATGGCTCATTGATCCAGGTTCTGCGAGATGTTTCTGGTACACAAAATTATTCCAGGTACATGACTCATTCCATGGTGAAAGGTTACCAGGtaggaaaattattatttcGACCATATGAAGACGTTTTAGGTATAGGGCATTCCACGGGTTGGTCTAGTATTCTTATTCCAGGAGCTGGAGAACCCAACTTTGACTCATGGGTTGCAAACCCGTTCGAAACTTCCaaacagagaagagaaaaggaaatacGGGCTCTACTTGATAAGCTCCCCCCCGAGACTATCATGTTGGATCCCAGCAAGATTGGAACGGTGAAACCAAAAAGAGAGAAGCCAACAAAGCAAGAGAGGGAGGCTGAGGTGGAAGCTGCTGTTGAAGCTGCTAAGGGCATGAAactgaagaagaaaacaaaaggaagaaaCAAGCCAGGTAAAAGGATACAGAAAAAACAAGAGGCAGTTAGTAGAGTGAAGAGGCCCTACTTGGAGCAGAAAATTCAAGAAGAGGAAAACATGTCAAGAAAGAAGCAGAAAACTAGTGAGGGTGTTGAACTACCAAAATCTTTACAACGGTTTGCTCGTAAAAAAGCAACATCGTGATCTAACTTTCAAGTAGCCTTGTATTCTATATTACTGTTCTCCCTTTTATCATAAGCTTGTATTTTTTGTTGCCCTTCATATTTGTAGCCCTTCAGCATCGAAGTTGGTGTTTTTGTGCCCTTTGAGTAAAGGGCATATCCCAATTTTGCCTCAGAGACCTCTtgattagaatttttttaatactaaaaaatcTTTACCTACACAAAAAAGTGTTCGGAAAACTTTCTTAACTATTAATGATTCGTTTGAATAAAAGTGGTGTCTGGACTGGATCTGTGTAATAGAGCAGGTGTTACTCGAGTGTGCTTTAAAAAAGGTGACATTTGAAAACTGATAGTACAATAGAAGAGTAGTGATGAATCTTTTTTCGTTTTCATCTGTTGTTCATAAAACTGTTACTACTAGACCTCTTATTGTTTAACTAAAAGCATCGTGTAGGTAATGAACGATTAAACCACAAATTAGAGATCATAGATATGGTAATGTATGCATTTTTTATTCCATTGAATCagtaaatgaatttttatcACATGGATTAACAACACTTAATAATGctgtttattgttttaaaacaacaaataaaatgtataactaaatttaaatataatgtaataaataaattatgaaacatAATATACATTTAGTGCTtgtaacaacatttttttttaaaaattaaatctgacataacaaatttatgaataatttttgcTTTAAACTTTGGTACTTACGCTCttatatttagaagaaaacaTATAGTACCAGGGTTTTTGGTTATATTTGGTGATTTTTGAAGTTAGTATATcacaaaaactattttttagttattgGTTTGAgtagtaattataattatttgtgtaatattatttagaataaaacaattaattatattatttgtgcaatattattttaaatttattatatcaagTAACGTAGATTTAGGTTGAATATTAAGGTTTTTTATACGAAGtgaatttcaatattaatttaattttacaaaatccaTTTTGTATACAAAGAGAGTCTTCTAACAAACTCTCTTCacgattttatatatatatatatatatatatatatatatatatatatatatatatatataaaagactaaataataataaacaatttaataatagtTATCGAATGAAAGTATaaaccaaacaaataataaattttattaagataaattcTGACTAATTcttatatgatataaaataataggcTTTAGGATTAATTCAACTAAGATAAGATTTATATTCACTAGAAACTTTCAACATTAAAGctaaactcatttaatatgtATTCTTTATCCACATCATggtcatgatttttttttaagtattaattGGATTGAAATccaattgttatatatataccATTGCTATCACATAATTGTAAAAGTagattaacattattattagtattattaacaATAATGCTCTCATCGGatcattattattactttcaCAAGTCAATTAtgattgttaatattattattatattttctttcataatcACTACCTCTATTTATATCTCTAAATAACCACTCCCTTGTCCACCCTTTTTAACTCCTGTAGTTGccgaaaattttatttttattaaattattatctttaaaattttaaatattattaattattttttatttatttacccacttaattaatttaaaattattttataaatatataaataaataaataaaaaaattgtacaaatattttgataaataaataattttttatatttattaaattttccaaaattctTAAACAACACTTGAAAAAAAAGAGCAGAAACTTCACctacattattataattattgttttcattctttataatattgtttCCTCTTATATTCTCCACTATTTCATGAATATGTATTAGAGCAAAGACTATttattactataataaaatatcagaAGAGGGATATGTTGGGTGTATTATTAATCACTGTCTTGCTATGTCATTCatatatcattatccttatatattattctaatataatagATATGCACAACTACCTTCCACCAACTGTCCAATATATAGGTACATCCATAAAGGAGAATTAATACTTAtaagatataaattatttgatggctttatataaaagagtaatggttatattgttttcttctgtatataaaacttattttaacattgttgaatttattgttATCATCTGTTATCAAATTACTaatttcacattaattaaaagtaaaacatatataaattagtgTTAATCTTATTTTACACCATATTATAAAAAGGAAATGCACCAAAAAGAGTTGTTTATGCCAAATCTGCAACTCCACTTTAACACCCTTGTATCAAATTTAGAATGAAACAAATGCAATCAAACTacaaagataaatatttaataaattcaagaattaaaaaaagtcCTGTAATAGAAACAAAATTCAGAAAAGGAAAGTCAATTTACACTTTcaatattgtatttctttttttactacttcttttttcttttaagtatttttgCAAGTCTTGTAGTTTATGTAgttgtcaattttatttttatctgtttCTTAGCCatcttaatataaatttagtttcaaGTTAAAGGACATAAGTTGTTATATTCTCTGATATCAATTAACAGTTGAGTCTAAAATTGTGAGTATAACTAAagtttcaatatatattattattttttgtcttggtAATTCATGTAGTCAAGATTCATCATCTTGAATATTTTCATAATctcttatttgaattttatcatCATATGTGTATTATTCGATGACATTGGGTGTAGATGctcatgaataataaaaaaaagaaggaagaagagagaagagacatagaagaaagaaaaacaacctATGCAAGGATGAATTAACAAAGtgtgaaattttagaaaaaataatcttaaactCGTTTAggcataattcaaaaattaaataaaaaaaattcaatattattttttaaattaataaaaaaatttagacacATTCTCGAACAACCTGAAACTGAAACGtgtatgttttgatttttattagaattaaaatctaaacattctcaataattttaaaaatgaaaaatatcactataatttaataaattttatttttttcaaaaataaaaatatattaagagaagttaaatgaatattttacactaatatattcattttgataaaatttcaaatagaactgacataaagaaaatatgatacATATTTCCTGATTTAC
This genomic interval from Vigna radiata var. radiata cultivar VC1973A chromosome 8, Vradiata_ver6, whole genome shotgun sequence contains the following:
- the LOC106769913 gene encoding probable U3 small nucleolar RNA-associated protein 7 encodes the protein MGKTEENDALTKNKPPTEKDILAELELKMKKYLRGESANLEVLKDKKLKGQLAVKEQLYGKSAQAAAKAEKWLMPSEGGYLEAEGLEKTWRIRQETIAHEVDISSSRKQYDIILPELGPYTLDFTSSGRYMAVGGRKGHLGIVDMINLSLIRELQVRETVRDVVFLHNELFFAAAQKKYPYIYNREGTELHCLKEHGPVLRLQFLKNHFLLATLNKFGQLRYQDVTMGSMVGNFRTGLGRTDVMQVNPFNGVVSLGHSGGTVTMWKPTSSAPLVKMLCHQGPVSALAFHSNGHMMATAGKDKKIKLWDLRKFEVLQTLPGHANTLDFSQKGLLACGNGSLIQVLRDVSGTQNYSRYMTHSMVKGYQVGKLLFRPYEDVLGIGHSTGWSSILIPGAGEPNFDSWVANPFETSKQRREKEIRALLDKLPPETIMLDPSKIGTVKPKREKPTKQEREAEVEAAVEAAKGMKLKKKTKGRNKPGKRIQKKQEAVSRVKRPYLEQKIQEEENMSRKKQKTSEGVELPKSLQRFARKKATS